The Fusarium graminearum PH-1 chromosome 2, whole genome shotgun sequence genome includes a region encoding these proteins:
- a CDS encoding glycerol kinase, which yields MQFSTTNAPHCLVQDSFDDLNPKDFFRQEFKSKRPRTADILLEELPQGLVQDAEAADLAGDFFSAKPELESDHEEQLPDGIQETEEERQKHWFVGSIDQGTTSTRFLIFNGHGEPVASHQMEFENLYPASGWHEHDPMTLLESAEICIEKATEKFCAQGHSIEEIRSIGITNQRETAVQGDNTTGEPLYNAERGLTLAREGGPIFVTDATNASRTMFMNLKTLDYDENLLKFFDVDRTKVSLPKIVPSSHPTAYGTLYKGPLKGIPIAGCLGDQSSALVGQCGFKPGQAKNTYGTGCFLLYNVGSEPVISKTGLLATVAYDFGKGRKPVYALEGSIAVAGSGIKFLENNLGLIKNSSEVDTVARTVPDNGGVTFVTAFSGLFAPYWIDDAKGTLFGVTQHTSKGHIVRATLEATCHQTAAILDAMAADSGHALDILAVDGGLSNSDLCMQTQADISGVPVDRPAMRETTALGAAIAAGLATGVWNELEELHEVNRKDRKVFYPEADPKTVRRSRRRWERAVEMSRGWLQEDEDDE from the exons ATGCAGTTTTCAACAACCAACGCACCCCATTGTCTGGTGCAAGACAGCTTCGACGACCTAAACCCCAAGGATTTCTTTAGACAAGAATTCAAGTCTAAGCGACCCCGAACTGCCGATATTCTTCTCGAGGAACTACCACAAGGTCTTGTTCAGGATGCTGAAGCAGCAGATCTTGCAGGAGATTTCTTCTCGGCCAAGCCTGAGTTAGAGTCAGACCACGAAGAACAACTCCCCGATGGAATCCAAGAGAccgaggaagagagacagaagcaCTGGTTCGTCGGTAGCATTGACCAGGGCACAACATCAACCCGgttcctcatcttcaatggtCATGGTGAGCCTGTAGCCAGCCATCAGATGGAATTCGAGAACCTTTACCCTGCCTCTGGATGGCACGAGCATGACCCCATGACCCTTCTCGAGTCTGCCGAGATTTGCATTGAGAAGGCAACCGAGAAATTCTGTGCCCAAGGCCACAGTATTGAGGAAATTCGCTCTATTGGTATCACAAACCAGCGTGAAACCGCCGTTCAAGGGGACAACACAACTGGCGAGCCCCTTTACAATGCTGAGAGGGGCCTGACACTC GCACGTGAGGGTGGACCAATCTTTGTCACCGATGCCACCAACGCCAGTCGTACTATGTTCATGAACCTGAAGACCCTCGATTATGATGAGAACCTTCTCAAgttctttgatgttgatcgCACCAAGGTCAGCCTGCCCAAGATCGTCCCTTCTTCCCACCCCACTGCCTATGGTACTCTTTACAAGGGACCCCTCAAGGGTATCCCTATTGCTGGCTGCTTGGGTGACCAATCCTCTGCCCTCGTGGGTCAGTGTGGCTTCAAGCCCGGCCAGGCCAAGAACACATACGGTACTGGCTGCTTCCTGCTTTACAACGTTGGTAGCGAACctgtcatctccaagaccgGTCTTCTTGCCACTGTTGCATACGACTTCGGAAAGGGTCGCAAGCCCGTCTACGCTCTTGAGGGCAgcattgctgttgctggctctggtatcaagttcctcgagaACAACCTGGgcctcatcaagaactcTTCTGAGGTCGACACAGTTGCCCGGACTGTTCCTGACAACGGAGGTGTTACATTCGTAACAGCCTTCAGCGGTCTCTTTGCCCCTTACTGGATTGACGACGCCAAGGGTACTCTCTTTGGTGTCACCCAGCACACCAGCAAGGGACATATTGTGCGAGCTACTCTCGAAGCTACTTGCCACCAGACAGCAGCCATTCTGGACGCTATGGCAGCCGACTCGGGCCACGCCCTCGACATTCTGGCAGTGGATGGCGGTCTATCTAACTCGGACCTCTGCATGCAAACACAGGCCGATATCAGTGGAGTTCCTGTCGATCGCCCCGCCATGCGCGAGACTACTGCACTAGGCGCTGCTATTGCTGCGGGTCTTGCCACTGGAGTATGGAAcgagcttgaggagcttcaCGAAGTCAACCGAAAGGATCGCAAGGTCTTCTACCCTGAGGCTGATCCCAAGACTGTTCGTCGATCCCGACGAAGATGGGAGCGAGCTGTCGAGATGAGCCGGGGTTGGTTgcaggaggatgaggatgatgaataa